The following proteins come from a genomic window of Bartonella apihabitans:
- the accC gene encoding acetyl-CoA carboxylase biotin carboxylase subunit, which yields MFQKILIANRGEIALRVLRACKELGIKTVAVHSTADADAMHVRLADESVCIGPPPSRDSYLNIQQIVAACEITGADAIHPGYGFLSENAKFAEILEAHSITFIGPTAAHIRIMGDKIEAKKTAKRLGIPVVPGSDGGVTEDEEAYKVADKIGYPVIIKASAGGGGRGMKVARSRDELSVALNTARSEAAAAFGDDAVYIEKYLENPRHIEVQVMGDGAGNAIHLGERDCSLQRRNQKVWEEANSTVLDDQARQKIGMIVANACAELGYRGAGTIEFLYENGEFYFIEMNTRLQVEHPVTEAVTGIDLVHEQIQVAAGEGLSAKQSDIHFSGHAIECRINAEDPVNFTPSPGLITHFHTPGGLGVRVDSGVYSGYRIPPYYDSLIGKLIVHGRTRLECMMRLRRALDEFVVDGIKTTLPLFRDLIGNEDIAKGNYDIHWLEKYLANKSASNS from the coding sequence ATGTTTCAGAAAATCCTGATCGCCAATCGTGGTGAAATCGCACTCAGGGTTCTGCGTGCTTGTAAAGAGCTTGGTATCAAAACCGTAGCTGTCCACTCGACAGCCGACGCCGATGCCATGCATGTAAGACTGGCCGACGAGAGTGTCTGTATCGGACCTCCCCCCTCACGCGATTCATATCTCAATATCCAACAAATTGTCGCGGCTTGCGAGATTACCGGTGCCGACGCCATCCATCCGGGTTACGGTTTTCTTTCTGAAAATGCCAAATTTGCTGAAATTCTGGAAGCACATTCCATTACCTTTATTGGCCCGACTGCTGCCCATATTCGTATTATGGGTGATAAAATCGAAGCCAAGAAAACCGCAAAACGGTTGGGTATTCCCGTTGTTCCGGGTTCCGATGGCGGTGTGACCGAGGACGAAGAAGCTTATAAGGTAGCAGATAAAATCGGTTATCCGGTTATCATCAAAGCGTCGGCCGGTGGCGGTGGACGTGGTATGAAAGTTGCCCGTTCACGTGACGAATTGTCGGTTGCATTGAATACCGCTCGTAGTGAAGCTGCTGCAGCATTCGGGGATGATGCTGTCTATATCGAGAAATATCTCGAAAATCCGCGTCATATCGAAGTTCAGGTTATGGGCGATGGTGCAGGAAATGCGATTCATCTTGGCGAACGCGATTGTTCTTTGCAAAGACGTAATCAAAAAGTCTGGGAAGAAGCCAATTCCACCGTTCTTGATGATCAGGCAAGACAAAAAATCGGCATGATCGTGGCAAATGCTTGTGCCGAATTAGGCTATCGCGGTGCCGGTACAATCGAATTTCTCTATGAAAATGGCGAATTCTATTTCATTGAAATGAACACCCGCCTTCAGGTTGAACATCCGGTAACGGAAGCCGTAACCGGCATTGACCTTGTTCACGAACAAATTCAGGTTGCCGCCGGTGAAGGTCTTTCGGCAAAACAAAGTGATATCCACTTTTCCGGTCATGCGATTGAATGTCGTATCAATGCCGAGGATCCGGTCAACTTCACCCCTTCCCCCGGATTGATCACCCATTTCCATACGCCGGGTGGTCTGGGCGTACGTGTTGATTCCGGCGTTTACTCCGGTTATCGGATACCTCCTTATTATGACAGCCTGATCGGCAAACTGATTGTTCATGGAAGAACACGGCTTGAATGCATGATGCGGTTAAGACGGGCTCTTGACGAGTTCGTTGTCGACGGTATCAAAACGACACTGCCGCTTTTCCGCGATCTTATCGGCAATGAAGATATAGCCAAGGGAAATTATGACATCCACTGGCTGGAAAAATATCTTGCCAATAAGTCGGCTTCGAATAGCTGA
- the aat gene encoding leucyl/phenylalanyl-tRNA--protein transferase → MSDDAEDPDIYWIRPERRGIIPLDNFHIPKSLKKTMKKEPFKIVIDSHFEGVISGCAESKPGRETTWINHPIRKAYGELFELGFCHTVEAWQNEKLVGGLYGLALGQAFFGESMFSRVTDASKICLVALVDHLKSHNFILLDTQFTTPHLEHFGAIEITRQDYETRLKKALSGHAEF, encoded by the coding sequence ATGTCGGATGATGCCGAAGATCCCGACATTTATTGGATACGTCCGGAACGGCGCGGAATTATCCCTTTGGACAATTTTCACATTCCGAAAAGTCTGAAGAAAACTATGAAGAAAGAGCCGTTCAAAATCGTCATTGATTCCCATTTCGAAGGCGTTATTTCCGGCTGTGCCGAATCAAAGCCCGGACGTGAAACAACCTGGATCAATCACCCCATTCGTAAAGCTTATGGAGAGCTATTCGAGCTGGGATTTTGCCACACAGTTGAAGCTTGGCAAAACGAAAAGCTTGTCGGTGGTTTATATGGTTTGGCTTTGGGACAAGCCTTTTTCGGTGAAAGCATGTTTTCGCGCGTCACGGATGCTTCCAAGATATGTCTTGTTGCGCTCGTAGACCATTTAAAAAGCCATAACTTCATTCTTCTCGACACACAATTTACTACCCCTCATCTTGAGCATTTCGGCGCAATAGAAATTACGAGACAAGATTATGAAACGCGCCTGAAAAAAGCCCTATCCGGCCACGCCGAGTTTTAA
- a CDS encoding pyridoxal-phosphate dependent enzyme has translation MKNILPPPPLTKHDGVWVARDDLIGGGTKARYILPLFEQADEIVYATPAQGGAQTALAWAAKQTGKKATLFVAARKVPHERAVLAKALGAQIMQVRPGYLNVVQKHAREYCRATGAMLAPFGMDTPAAIDIIAAAAKATGAMPAEVWCAGGSGTLARALAKAWPNARRHVVQVGRKLTDGDVAGAVIHIHPQSFASKAKTTPPFPSDQYYDAKAWQICQQEKGDGIILFWNVTGPAINNML, from the coding sequence ATGAAAAATATTTTGCCACCGCCGCCTTTAACGAAACATGACGGTGTCTGGGTCGCTCGCGATGATTTAATCGGCGGCGGTACTAAGGCCCGCTATATATTGCCATTGTTTGAACAGGCGGACGAGATTGTTTATGCAACACCGGCACAAGGCGGTGCACAAACAGCCCTAGCGTGGGCCGCCAAACAAACGGGCAAAAAAGCCACGCTTTTTGTTGCAGCAAGGAAAGTGCCACATGAACGCGCGGTTTTGGCTAAGGCGTTGGGCGCACAAATTATGCAGGTACGCCCTGGCTATCTCAATGTGGTACAGAAACACGCAAGAGAATATTGCCGCGCCACCGGGGCAATGCTCGCGCCGTTTGGGATGGATACGCCAGCCGCAATAGATATTATAGCAGCGGCGGCAAAGGCTACCGGTGCTATGCCGGCCGAAGTATGGTGTGCAGGTGGCAGCGGTACTCTTGCCCGCGCTTTGGCAAAGGCATGGCCAAATGCACGCCGGCATGTTGTCCAAGTCGGTCGTAAACTGACGGATGGTGATGTTGCAGGTGCGGTTATTCACATTCACCCACAATCTTTTGCCTCAAAAGCCAAAACGACACCGCCTTTTCCGAGCGATCAATATTATGACGCCAAGGCGTGGCAGATTTGTCAACAAGAAAAAGGGGACGGAATAATTCTATTTTGGAATGTAACAGGCCCCGCCATAAACAACATGTTGTAA
- a CDS encoding DNA methyltransferase, protein MSELQQKGIGGTSIFDPVLCELLYHWFCPKGGLVLDPFAGGSVRGIIATLLGRGYIGIDLSSEQNRTNERQAANLCHDKKPKWITGDSRDIDRLAAGIEADFVLSCPPYANLEKYSDDRRDLSNMKYDEFKAAYFDIVKKSCALLKPDRFACFVVGEIRAPNGAYRGFVPDTISAFQAAGLSYYNEAILVTQAGSLPMRAGLPFKNSRKLGKCHQNILVFIKGDAKAATKSIGPITCGDLSKAGLPS, encoded by the coding sequence ATGAGCGAATTACAACAAAAGGGCATAGGCGGCACATCGATATTCGACCCCGTTTTATGTGAATTGCTTTATCATTGGTTTTGCCCGAAAGGTGGCTTAGTGTTAGACCCTTTTGCCGGCGGTTCAGTGCGCGGCATCATAGCTACATTACTAGGGCGCGGCTATATCGGCATTGATTTAAGCTCGGAACAAAATCGAACAAACGAAAGACAAGCAGCCAATTTATGCCATGACAAAAAGCCGAAATGGATCACTGGCGACAGTCGTGACATTGATAGGCTAGCCGCAGGCATCGAGGCGGATTTTGTGCTTTCTTGCCCGCCGTATGCCAATCTTGAAAAGTATAGTGACGACCGGCGCGATTTATCAAATATGAAATATGATGAATTCAAAGCGGCCTATTTTGATATTGTAAAAAAATCATGTGCGCTTTTAAAACCTGATCGCTTTGCTTGCTTTGTCGTTGGCGAGATACGCGCGCCAAACGGGGCGTACCGTGGCTTCGTGCCCGACACGATCAGTGCCTTTCAAGCGGCAGGATTAAGCTATTACAATGAAGCCATTCTTGTCACTCAAGCTGGTTCATTACCGATGCGTGCTGGACTACCTTTTAAAAACAGCCGCAAGCTTGGCAAATGTCACCAAAACATTTTGGTTTTCATCAAAGGTGATGCCAAGGCGGCAACAAAGTCCATAGGACCGATCACGTGCGGAGACCTGTCAAAAGCGGGGTTGCCATCATGA
- a CDS encoding Com family DNA-binding transcriptional regulator gives MKEIRCGCCHALLLKAEKVGKIEIKCRRCRTLNIIEAINEPLTRLPKEQLKKDMSNGYTTTRCFCA, from the coding sequence ATGAAAGAAATCAGATGCGGGTGCTGCCATGCCCTTCTGCTCAAGGCAGAAAAAGTAGGCAAAATTGAAATAAAATGCCGACGTTGTCGGACGTTAAATATCATAGAGGCCATTAACGAGCCCTTAACCAGATTGCCAAAAGAGCAGCTCAAAAAGGACATGAGTAATGGTTATACAACGACAAGGTGCTTTTGCGCGTGA
- a CDS encoding helix-turn-helix transcriptional regulator — protein sequence MTKIIDNDVDVKWVKEKMDAAGIRSYAELGRKSGMMQRTLITLVLQGQRNIQQENLIKMAEVLKVSPFDLAEKLGGRTYNFLSALKDMEANEKLEVRGFIDDNFAVHFYEARHFKTINTDIKTPAGSYGLVYDIKNNPATIFSDSIAVALEKREAPTSMMLKRNNIVWLADGRVLLRHVVSGQLRNRFDIFGANMPPLYDVEIVAFSPIQFLAVTL from the coding sequence ATGACAAAGATTATTGATAATGACGTTGATGTGAAATGGGTCAAAGAAAAAATGGATGCAGCAGGCATCCGGTCTTACGCCGAATTGGGGCGCAAAAGCGGCATGATGCAACGAACGTTAATTACACTTGTTTTACAGGGGCAACGAAACATTCAACAGGAAAATTTGATCAAAATGGCGGAAGTGCTGAAAGTTTCTCCATTCGATCTAGCTGAAAAACTCGGTGGGCGTACCTATAATTTTTTGTCGGCTTTAAAAGATATGGAAGCAAATGAAAAGTTAGAGGTTCGGGGCTTCATTGATGATAACTTTGCTGTTCATTTTTATGAAGCTAGGCATTTCAAAACAATTAATACAGACATAAAAACGCCTGCCGGTAGCTATGGCCTGGTCTATGATATAAAAAACAATCCAGCGACTATTTTTTCTGATTCCATCGCAGTTGCATTAGAGAAACGAGAAGCGCCGACATCAATGATGTTGAAGCGGAACAATATCGTTTGGCTGGCAGATGGACGCGTTTTATTAAGGCATGTAGTTTCCGGCCAGTTGCGAAATCGCTTTGATATTTTTGGTGCAAATATGCCACCGTTATATGATGTCGAAATTGTGGCTTTTTCACCTATTCAGTTTTTAGCTGTGACACTATAA
- a CDS encoding RusA family crossover junction endodeoxyribonuclease, with amino-acid sequence MINFVLPVPPSTNSLFRNVPGRGRVKSKKYNDFIVDALNELHRQKIKAMSGNVIVIMGLERASRRSDVDNRIKALLDVIVKATIIRDDRYVTALAVAWLPNISGQAHISVCPASEQLELLFNPTATDNAATGTWIFQKTQQKQG; translated from the coding sequence ATGATAAATTTTGTTTTGCCTGTTCCACCAAGCACTAACAGCCTTTTTCGTAATGTGCCAGGACGCGGACGTGTAAAATCAAAAAAATATAATGATTTTATCGTTGACGCTCTAAATGAACTGCACCGCCAAAAGATTAAAGCGATGAGTGGAAATGTCATTGTCATTATGGGGCTTGAACGTGCATCTCGACGTTCTGACGTCGACAACCGTATTAAGGCGCTCTTGGATGTAATCGTCAAGGCAACGATCATTCGCGACGACCGCTATGTAACCGCTCTGGCAGTCGCTTGGCTCCCCAATATTTCAGGCCAAGCGCACATCAGTGTTTGTCCGGCTTCTGAACAATTAGAATTACTTTTTAACCCCACAGCGACTGATAATGCCGCGACGGGCACGTGGATTTTTCAAAAAACGCAACAAAAACAAGGGTAA
- a CDS encoding ATP-binding protein produces the protein MALSLASLKKVHADKPPRILIYGPAGIGKTTLASEFPSPVFLQIEDGTPAGVELTSFGKIDTFKQVIEALGALYTEENTCKTIVVDSVTELQKLVFAETCARGDDKGNPKSNIEDFGYGKGYVYALRVWQEFLDGINALRADKNMTIVLIAHSTIERFDDPETVSYDRYEIDLHGKSCGLLEREMDAIFLLKQPVTIKQENIGFSNTRAVASGNSNVIEINTTGRPAFTAKNRYNMPASIRYIKGQGYTELAKYFPGNENKNETNKELQK, from the coding sequence ATGGCTTTAAGTTTAGCTAGTCTGAAGAAGGTACATGCCGATAAACCGCCCCGGATTTTGATTTACGGTCCGGCCGGTATTGGCAAAACGACATTAGCGAGTGAATTCCCTTCACCCGTTTTTCTACAAATTGAAGACGGTACTCCTGCAGGTGTTGAATTAACATCGTTCGGCAAAATAGACACGTTTAAACAGGTCATCGAGGCACTTGGCGCGCTTTATACAGAAGAAAATACCTGCAAAACGATTGTTGTCGACAGTGTTACTGAATTGCAAAAACTGGTTTTTGCTGAAACGTGCGCGCGTGGAGATGACAAAGGGAACCCGAAAAGCAACATCGAAGACTTCGGATACGGTAAGGGCTATGTATATGCGCTTCGTGTTTGGCAAGAATTTCTCGACGGCATTAACGCCCTTCGAGCCGACAAAAACATGACGATCGTTCTTATCGCGCATTCAACGATTGAACGCTTTGACGACCCGGAAACGGTTTCATATGACCGGTACGAAATCGACTTGCATGGCAAAAGCTGTGGGCTGCTTGAGCGCGAAATGGATGCGATTTTCCTTTTGAAACAACCGGTAACAATTAAACAGGAAAATATAGGTTTCTCCAACACTCGCGCGGTCGCCTCGGGCAATAGCAACGTGATCGAAATCAATACAACCGGTCGCCCGGCCTTTACGGCGAAGAACAGGTACAACATGCCGGCCAGCATCCGGTACATTAAAGGCCAAGGCTACACCGAACTAGCTAAATACTTTCCCGGCAACGAAAACAAAAATGAAACGAACAAGGAACTCCAAAAATGA
- a CDS encoding oxidoreductase: MIGWLKDIGVNVAENDPATGRQWMVIGVDGHLKGFADGIILEGLPGAEKTKHLLECKTHSLASFKQLQKHGVAVAKPEHVAQMQIYMHLLGLTRALYFAKCKDNDELYAERIKYDAAHALALLGKAERIVNANEKPARVTDDPNYYLCKAYNCPAFKLCHENDFAVRNCRTCIHSTPIAGGGWQCERLKIKLDTKDQKAGCPHHLFLPCLVPGEQIDTDEKKETITYRLFKDNKEWVDGGGK, encoded by the coding sequence ATGATCGGCTGGCTGAAGGACATTGGCGTAAATGTTGCAGAAAATGACCCAGCGACAGGCCGGCAATGGATGGTTATTGGCGTAGACGGGCATCTGAAAGGTTTTGCCGACGGCATTATATTAGAAGGGCTTCCCGGTGCTGAAAAAACAAAGCATTTATTGGAATGCAAGACACATTCGCTTGCATCTTTTAAGCAGCTACAAAAACACGGCGTTGCGGTTGCTAAGCCGGAGCATGTCGCGCAAATGCAAATATATATGCATCTGCTCGGTCTCACTCGCGCTCTTTATTTTGCCAAATGCAAAGATAATGATGAGCTTTACGCAGAACGCATAAAATATGATGCTGCTCATGCGCTGGCACTGCTTGGCAAGGCCGAGCGGATTGTCAATGCAAACGAAAAACCGGCGCGTGTTACCGACGACCCTAATTATTACCTCTGCAAAGCATATAATTGCCCTGCTTTTAAACTCTGCCATGAAAATGATTTTGCAGTAAGGAATTGCCGAACATGCATACATTCCACCCCGATTGCAGGCGGTGGTTGGCAGTGTGAGCGCCTGAAAATAAAATTAGATACAAAAGATCAAAAAGCAGGATGCCCACATCACTTATTTTTGCCGTGCTTGGTTCCTGGTGAACAAATCGACACTGACGAGAAAAAAGAAACGATCACTTATCGTCTTTTTAAAGATAACAAAGAATGGGTTGATGGAGGCGGAAAATGA
- a CDS encoding DEAD/DEAH box helicase, with amino-acid sequence MINLRYYQQEALDSIFNYWASPKSGNPLVEMATGTGKSLVIAALAKKIIDNFPSMRIVILTHVKELVAQNFSALLKIWPEAPVGIYSAGLGKSDTYQRIIFASIQSVFRRSQQIGPRHLVIIDEAHLVPKKATGMYRNFLESLQKQEPNLRVAGFTATPFRLDSGRLDAGDDRLFDKTVYQYDIRAGIADGFLSPLISKASMKEIDVSNVERRGGEFVAGQLATQADKITAAAVSEIISLARFRKSLLIFCSGVDHAKNVAAEFCKQGIRCEAVTGKTNTAARDSIIRRFKSGELRVLTNANVLTTGFDAPNVDCIAMLRPTLSTSLYLQIVGRGTRLSPGKENCLVLDFAGNIRRHGPVDDVFVLPKKSDGKVRVTDVRAKTCPECGELVGLAATHCKWCGYEWPKIEKANYDATAENKYGILSTEKIKPTVLPVINWRFSRHEKQNSPDSMKVTYIAGIGEYYQWIALEHEGQAGLVARQWWLQHDGKMPFPKTITEAILRTNELQKPAAISVKKNGKYYDVVGFSYEDQDEIKEAVND; translated from the coding sequence ATGATAAATTTACGCTACTATCAACAAGAAGCGCTTGATAGCATTTTCAACTATTGGGCAAGCCCAAAAAGTGGGAACCCATTGGTTGAAATGGCGACTGGTACGGGAAAAAGCCTGGTAATTGCTGCTTTGGCGAAAAAAATAATTGATAATTTCCCGTCAATGCGAATAGTTATTTTAACTCATGTTAAAGAACTTGTTGCCCAAAATTTTAGCGCCCTTTTGAAAATATGGCCTGAAGCTCCTGTCGGTATTTATTCAGCAGGACTTGGCAAAAGTGACACATATCAACGTATTATCTTTGCCTCCATCCAATCTGTATTTCGCCGGTCTCAACAAATAGGACCGCGACATTTGGTCATTATTGATGAGGCGCATTTAGTCCCGAAAAAAGCGACAGGAATGTATCGTAACTTCCTTGAAAGCCTGCAAAAACAAGAACCGAATTTACGTGTAGCAGGTTTTACTGCAACACCGTTTCGACTGGATTCTGGGCGTCTTGATGCAGGTGATGACCGGCTGTTTGATAAAACGGTCTATCAGTACGATATAAGAGCTGGTATTGCGGATGGTTTTTTGTCTCCTCTGATTTCTAAAGCGTCAATGAAAGAAATTGACGTTTCAAATGTTGAGCGCAGAGGGGGCGAATTTGTTGCAGGACAGCTTGCGACACAAGCAGACAAAATTACCGCTGCCGCTGTAAGCGAGATAATATCTTTAGCACGCTTTCGGAAATCTCTGCTTATTTTTTGTTCAGGCGTTGACCATGCAAAAAACGTTGCAGCAGAATTTTGTAAGCAAGGCATAAGATGCGAAGCAGTAACTGGAAAGACAAACACAGCCGCTCGAGATTCAATAATACGACGCTTTAAAAGCGGCGAACTCCGCGTTCTCACAAATGCAAATGTTTTAACAACCGGCTTTGATGCGCCAAATGTTGACTGCATAGCGATGTTACGGCCAACGCTATCAACAAGCCTTTATCTGCAAATTGTCGGCCGTGGTACACGATTGTCGCCCGGGAAAGAAAATTGTCTGGTCCTTGATTTTGCCGGCAATATCCGCCGACACGGCCCGGTCGATGACGTCTTTGTACTGCCTAAAAAAAGTGATGGAAAAGTTCGCGTTACTGACGTGCGTGCAAAGACATGTCCGGAGTGCGGCGAACTGGTAGGGCTGGCAGCCACACATTGTAAATGGTGTGGTTACGAATGGCCCAAAATTGAAAAAGCCAATTACGATGCAACAGCAGAAAATAAGTACGGAATTCTTTCGACCGAGAAAATCAAACCAACGGTTTTACCTGTCATAAATTGGCGTTTTTCTCGCCATGAGAAGCAAAATAGCCCGGATAGCATGAAAGTCACCTATATCGCCGGAATCGGCGAATATTATCAATGGATTGCGTTAGAACATGAAGGGCAAGCCGGTTTAGTAGCGCGCCAATGGTGGTTGCAGCACGACGGCAAAATGCCTTTCCCGAAAACAATAACTGAAGCAATTTTGCGCACAAACGAGCTTCAAAAACCGGCAGCAATAAGCGTGAAAAAAAATGGAAAATACTACGATGTGGTCGGTTTTTCTTATGAAGATCAAGACGAAATAAAAGAGGCTGTAAATGATTAG
- a CDS encoding bifunctional DNA primase/polymerase has protein sequence MNNATNIKTALQLASLGFSIFPCQAGGEQIKRPMPFIKWRDVSTTDTNQINIWWQKWPTAAIGLDLAKSNLLVIDCDRHSADDGVALFGSLCNEHQYDIDQSPLVATPNDGMHVYFKQKNDKARGNKRGGLPAGIDVRGAGGYVIAPGTIMSDGRFYELTGHLDNIPVVPDWLTEIIDNNEPQKNKNTTTAPIKLDVTVQTKNEQLDAYCKAAIENEVGKVASAGKGERNNTLNEAAFSLGQLAGSRWVDENEIFDKLLTAAFSAGLGLDEAKKTIVSGLKAGKNKPRPLPNLSETREIFEDTDGTLIDSKTGEVISLKKEPEKETTSLPYPPGLVGDIAKWIVSTARFPQPELAIGAAISIVGTFAGRLFAGPTRSATHLYVLGLAGTGKGKDHALQQIMRIMGQAGATRHIGPSEFISMPAVINFLARKPLSICVMDEFGDFMKRINSKRASGFEAAISKVLRTLWSSSFAPFVTPEWASKESVTIFCPAITIYGTSTPEQFYSSMEAANIENGTLNRFLMLSGQNNVREVDPAVDPTKVPAGIIDRLKKIYNRLGELATSFRDDATIDPAAAEKIIVMNWCPDGSHEIYKNFSDEISKKIEEEPETASFYARTAEMALRIATIIAIGRLESDQIYKKDMEYGIKLASQSAKLMLAGAADYMSDNENQANAQKILRTLKNHSGRMSYRNLVRSLHNSIRARDLKDIIASMVDSGQIEKEEVKSSRGPSAIWYRYLYD, from the coding sequence ATGAATAATGCCACTAACATCAAAACGGCGTTACAGCTCGCATCGTTAGGCTTTTCTATTTTCCCATGCCAGGCAGGCGGTGAACAGATAAAACGGCCTATGCCATTTATAAAATGGCGCGACGTTTCAACGACCGACACTAATCAAATCAATATTTGGTGGCAAAAATGGCCGACCGCTGCCATTGGCTTGGATTTAGCCAAATCAAATTTATTGGTTATTGATTGCGACCGGCATTCGGCTGATGACGGCGTCGCGCTATTTGGCTCACTATGTAATGAACATCAATACGACATAGACCAATCGCCACTCGTTGCCACACCAAATGACGGAATGCATGTTTATTTTAAACAAAAAAACGATAAAGCTCGAGGGAACAAACGCGGCGGGTTGCCTGCTGGTATAGATGTTCGGGGCGCCGGTGGTTACGTAATAGCCCCAGGGACAATTATGTCGGATGGCCGGTTTTATGAATTGACAGGCCATTTAGATAATATCCCCGTTGTTCCCGATTGGCTAACCGAAATAATCGACAACAATGAACCGCAAAAAAATAAAAATACAACAACGGCTCCAATAAAGTTGGATGTAACAGTCCAAACAAAAAATGAGCAATTGGATGCTTACTGCAAAGCTGCAATTGAAAACGAAGTTGGCAAAGTGGCAAGTGCAGGCAAAGGCGAACGCAATAACACCTTGAACGAGGCTGCCTTTTCGCTCGGTCAGCTTGCCGGCTCCCGTTGGGTAGATGAAAATGAAATATTTGACAAATTACTAACTGCCGCGTTTTCCGCCGGTCTTGGTTTAGATGAAGCAAAAAAAACAATTGTTTCAGGCCTGAAAGCAGGAAAAAACAAGCCAAGACCTTTGCCGAACTTATCAGAAACGCGCGAAATCTTTGAAGACACTGACGGAACATTAATTGATTCAAAAACCGGAGAAGTAATCTCTTTAAAAAAAGAACCCGAAAAAGAAACAACGTCTTTGCCATATCCGCCTGGATTGGTCGGCGATATAGCGAAATGGATTGTTTCAACTGCACGTTTTCCCCAGCCGGAATTGGCTATTGGAGCGGCAATAAGCATCGTGGGAACTTTTGCCGGTCGATTATTTGCAGGCCCAACCAGATCCGCAACACATTTATATGTTCTGGGGCTGGCTGGCACAGGTAAAGGGAAAGATCATGCGCTGCAACAAATAATGCGCATTATGGGGCAGGCGGGCGCCACGCGTCATATCGGACCATCCGAATTCATTTCAATGCCGGCAGTTATTAATTTTTTGGCAAGGAAACCATTGTCAATTTGCGTGATGGACGAGTTTGGCGATTTTATGAAACGCATCAATTCAAAACGGGCTTCAGGCTTTGAAGCAGCTATTTCGAAAGTTTTGCGTACATTATGGTCGTCTTCGTTTGCACCTTTCGTCACACCGGAGTGGGCGAGCAAGGAAAGCGTTACTATTTTTTGCCCTGCCATAACAATTTATGGCACATCGACGCCTGAACAATTTTATTCGTCTATGGAAGCAGCTAATATTGAAAATGGCACATTGAACCGTTTTCTCATGCTTTCCGGTCAAAACAATGTCCGAGAAGTTGATCCGGCTGTTGACCCTACAAAAGTACCGGCTGGAATAATTGACAGACTGAAAAAGATTTATAACCGCCTTGGCGAATTAGCGACGAGTTTTCGCGATGATGCAACAATTGACCCAGCGGCCGCCGAAAAAATTATTGTCATGAATTGGTGCCCCGACGGTTCTCATGAAATTTATAAGAATTTTTCAGATGAGATTTCAAAAAAGATAGAAGAGGAGCCAGAGACCGCATCGTTTTACGCCAGAACGGCCGAGATGGCTTTACGAATTGCCACCATTATTGCCATTGGTAGGCTTGAAAGTGATCAAATATATAAAAAAGATATGGAATATGGTATAAAACTAGCCAGCCAATCTGCCAAGCTAATGCTAGCAGGAGCAGCCGATTACATGTCGGATAATGAAAACCAGGCAAACGCGCAAAAAATACTTAGAACGCTTAAAAATCATTCTGGCCGAATGAGTTATCGTAATTTGGTGCGGTCATTACACAACTCAATTCGAGCACGTGACTTAAAAGATATAATAGCATCAATGGTTGATAGTGGGCAGATTGAAAAGGAAGAAGTAAAAAGCTCACGTGGCCCGTCTGCAATATGGTACAGATATCTTTATGATTGA
- a CDS encoding helix-turn-helix transcriptional regulator produces MDETFIIPPVPAAALAMRRIILEEREKGLTFKRVAKEMRVDVSTVVKWFNGSEFPDEKTLKNIRFLLNK; encoded by the coding sequence ATGGACGAAACTTTTATTATTCCGCCTGTTCCAGCCGCCGCTTTAGCTATGAGAAGAATTATTTTGGAAGAGCGTGAAAAAGGTTTAACTTTTAAGCGCGTAGCCAAAGAAATGCGTGTAGATGTTTCAACGGTTGTAAAATGGTTCAACGGAAGCGAATTTCCGGATGAAAAAACATTGAAAAATATACGTTTTTTGCTGAATAAATAA